The genome window agggaatgctgattcataccataaagatacatgctcagctatgttcataacagcactatttgtaatagccagaacctggaaacaacctagatgcccatcaacggaagaatggatgaaaaaaatgtggtacatatacacaatggagtactactcagcagagaaaaacaatgaaagcatgaaatttgcaggcaaatggatggaactagaaaaaatcatcctgagtaaggtaacccaaacccagaaagacagttatggtatgtactcactcattggtggattctagatataaaataaagaacaatcagaccacaacccatagaaccatagaggctatatatatagcatggaggtccctaggacgactgtggcatataataaatttcggttttactcaattacttaaaaaaaatagccaaatgaatggaaacacatgaactatgaaccaaaggctgaggagtccccagctgaatcaggtcctctgaataggtgagacagttgattggcttgatcagtttgggaggcaactaggcagtgggaccaagtcctgtgctcattgcatgagttcgctgtttgaaacctggaacttatgcagggacacttggctcagtctgggaggaagggactggacctccctggactgagtctaccaagttgatcgtagtcctcgggggaggacttgtcctggaggaggtgggaatggagggtgggctggggataaggggaggggctgggaggggggagaataggggaacccatggctgatatgtagaactgaatggtattgtaaaataatatatatatatatattaaaaaaaaatctggagggAGATGGGAAATATGTGGGAGGGAGCAAGGAAAGCAGGAGGAATGAAATAGGGGTGGATGTGACCAATGTTTATTCtgtacatgtgtgaaattttGAGTCAACCAAAAAAAACTAGTTAAAGCTGATACTATTTTCTGCAAGTTGAACTTTTTCATCGTTGTTTTCTAGTGTTGAGGGGGATATAAGTTTATGGAGTTTTTATAGTGAAGTGTTGTctaatgcatatgtatgtatatctatatctttGTTGTGCCTTGTACATTAGTTTGGTTTTCTATTTATAGATTTTCCTCGTTTCTctctgtttttgcttgttttattttgtgtgagtcTTCCATGTGGGTTGTTTTCACTTGCATTTATGTTCAGGAGGAAAGCTGACTGCAGTAACTACTATGATGCTTTGACAAAAGTCTCAGTGTTAATTACAGGAGAAGAAGTTGTGCTCATGACTTATCTCCCTGTAATATTTGCAGACATGAGTATGAGAGTCCTGGATGGAAAAATGCGGTATATTCAAGTAGTAAAGGGAAGATAGGGTATGGAATAAAAGAGAGGAGTAGGAATGAGGAGGAAAGTATATAGACTAGAAATATGAAAATCTATAAAAAAATTGTATAGTAGGTTTGGGAAAAGAAGGACATAAAAGGGACTTTTCTAACAACCTGTACTTTACAACACATTAAACACTTGAAGTACAAAGGTGTAACTACCTAGTCTGTCCAACAATGACAGTACCAGGTTCCACACAAGCTTCCATGTAGCCCTTTCATGTCTCACTCTGGAGACGAGACCATGGTCATAGAATTGTACTCTTTGGTGAAATTCCACAAGTTGAGGTCAGCTACTGCTGTGCTCTAGTCTTTTCTTGTAGTTAGGTCCATTACTGGAATACCTAGGTCCCATAACTTTCTCTTCTGGAGTATGACATAAAAGAAAAGATTGTAGGCACTGGAAATCTCACTATTTCAAATTCCTACATCCCTCATTCCGTACTTTTCAGAGATCTACTGAGAACTCTTTAATCTCTGGATTGGGTTGCCACGAGTGACTGAATCCTGGACCAATTTCCTCTTTGGCCTCTTGAGGAATTGGCTTCAGGCTTTATTCTTGGCCCCAAAGCTGTTGGCTGAGCTGTGCTGGCTTGTCTTGTCCCTAATGGCAAGTTCTCCATAATCATgtgggttttgtttcatttcattatgctttgttttgttattatatcAACTCTTTCATGGACTTCCAAAGttcttcagtttctctctgtggAAGTCTCCTCATTCTTATTATTTCCTTGTTTTCGACTCTCTCTCATTCATTGGTTCACACTGAAGAGGAGCCTGTAGTCTGCCATCATATCCAGAAGTCCaagtttggtttgggtttggtgttgtttttttttttttggggggggggagtgttgtCTGTGTAGTGTAATTCTCTATTTAATTAGGGTACCATATTAATTGTTGGCCATATAAAATTAGTTTTGAAGAATTCTTCCTTCTCAATTTTGTGGAAGAGTTCAAGAAGCGCTGTTATAATCCTACAAGATGATGGGAGAATAAACAAGAATAGCCAACTggttcagggattttttttcatgatgacctGCTTTAGACTCCAAAAGGAATCAAATTTAAGCATGTGCTCCAACATAAATGAATTAAAGTCATTACTCTAAGTGAAACAAGATATATATAAAGAAGGGCTGCATGAAGTTCATTGGTAGAATAGTTTCCAGAATACAAGAATAGGAACTCATTTCACAACCCAAATGCATTTCTGAAACTAGCCACTGCTAATGATGACTGTGTGAACCAGGTGGGAGTAAGCAGAAGGCCTTGGCAAAGATTTCCAAAGAGGCAATTATCAATCCTCTGGGTACTTGCTAAGCCATAAAACATTATCAGACCCTCCAGACTGTGCaaacttatttaaatatttctttagcaTCAAGGaaagaagaattaaaacaaaGGGTCATTGTGTCGATGACTGGAGCAGAGTGGGAATCAATAAGATGATTTGTTTAAGAGTAGTTACTCTTAATATGGGAAGGTTTCTAGGGAGATGGAATTAAAGAGGAGCTGAAGTTGAGAAATGACAGGGATTCTTTCTCCATGTTGTTAATAGatcttaggaagaaaaaaaaaatgccctaaaGTGAAAGGAGGAAAAGTCTAAACCATTTGATTTTATTCTCTTATACATGTCAAAGTTGTTCTGATTTGCATAATTGGGCTTTATTCTCAGCATTGTTACCTGGAAACTACTGTGGTATGTctgggtgcatgcatgcatgagggGTGggagtgtaagtgtgtgtatattCACAGCACCAGTCACAGAAAACTTAGAATGTATGAATTAAATCCTAGGAATATCAAAGTTCCTAACTGAAATACTTCATTTTTTGGAGAAAATGCTGACAATAggaccaataaataaataaatgaatatgtctAAATTAAAGAATTGtctagaaaaaatattaattccaATATTAGCTTTGAGAGTTCACTGCACACTGCTGGGTGTTCCTAGAGGGGAAGAAACAATGAGTGCAGCAATCAGCAAACAGAGGAATCCACAACCAACTACAACTGGTAAGTGAAAACTAAATCTTTTCTCCCAAAATGTAAGCATATTAACCTGATTTAGCCAATTTATTCTCACTGAAGTAGACTTTGTGGTTATACATTTAAtttgaagttttatatttttctgtgaaaTTAACTTAGACACAATAGCATGAAAATACCATTGGTGATTTTACTCAATTAGATGATGCTAAGAATGATCGTAGTTATTTCTAAAATACTGTGGTTAAGTTCTGCATCTCACTAAATACATTGATTCTAGATGACTGTTTGTAATGACTTGAAGTTTTTCCTGCCTTGTGATTTCTGCACTGTCACTTTGAAGTTAGGATTTGTGAGTTAAACTTACTGAGAATGATTAACTATATTGTACCCATCTCTAGATGTCATGAACAGAGTAAAGACAATCTGGGACTAAATCAAATTGAAGAACAAATGTGTTCCTTCTCACGTCCTCTTCTCTTCACTCTACTGGGGCTGAAATAGTGTGTATGCTGATGAGCTCTGTatccagaattttatttttttgaagctGGGATAGGATGAGGGAATTTTGGGTATAATTTTGGGTAGGTCTTACGGGAAAAGATAAAGAAGTATAAAATAACTCAGCTCATTACGAACAACTCTAATTCATACTTAAAAGTCTGCTTCTAGTTCATTTAAAAGAATATGTTGTACTATCCTAAATATTTTTTCAACTTGGCAATGAAAACTAGAAGTTCATCTTATTTTGGGTGAATTTACtgttaaaagaaaaagtgtgGTGTCTTAGCTAACCCTGTCATTTGTGccttatcaataaaaattcaggaTAACCTCATATCTAGTTTAATTCTAGTTGTAAAATATGATTAGGGATGATAAATTTGCCTACTTCTGAGAATAACTTTAATATTTGAACAAAGTTCAACCACAAGAAAAATTTATTCATGTAATACTGTGGTGTTTGGGGGAGATTTTGTGTCACTTGCATATAAACATCCAAATatggagaaaagaaatataaaagaaattgccACAGAGAACCAGGGATGAAATCTGGAATGCAGTGTGCTCAATGAGCTATAAGTTATATGGTTCTTTGAAACCTGGAAAGGAGAAAACTCCCTCCAGAGCCACATCTCTATCTCTAGGAGCAGATGCAATAATCTTATGAAATGTTCTTCTATGAAAGACAAGAATTGTAGATTAGATGTGAGAGCTTTAAGTTCAACAACACTTGTCTATGTAATGTGTAATGTAATGTATTGTTGTTCATTAAATACTGCACTTTTTACAAAAATAGCTAATAACTATGTAAATAGACAAAATTTCAGTATAATTGAAATAGAAGCTATCTgccctcaaaaaaaaatgaaataagctaTTACAGGGACTGGTTAGAAaaaaattgggggctggagagatggctcagctgttaaaggctaggctcacaaccaaaaatataagaaaaaaattggaagTCACCCTTTTCATCTAAATAATGATAGGTTTATTGTAGCATTCATCAGGTCCTATCATATTCCAAGAAAATTCACTAGGAATAATACAACCTAATTCTGTTCTTTATACCTGCATGGGATGTAATATTATCTGCAGAGATGAGCAGAAATGCAACTACATCGGCCTCAAGGACCAGAAGAAATGAGATGATGTAGTATTTCACTGTTTCATTTTAAGTATCATCACTGGGACAACCTATGGTTTCTTTTCAGATGACCATATGCTCACAGCCTGAACTAAACTGACAGAAAGGATGAGCAATGTCACAGAATTCATCCTCCTGGGCTTGACTCAAGACCCAGATCTGCAGAAActcttatttattgtgtgctcAATAATCTATTTGCTCACCCTGGCAGGTAACATGATCATCTCAGTCACCATCTTTATCAGCCCAGCCCTGGCCACGCCCATGTACTTTTTTCTGTCCTACTTGTCCATCATAGATGGTTTCTACTCTTCTTCCATAGCACCCAAAATGATCTATGACTTGATCTCTGAGAAGAGCAGCATATCCTTCAATGGCTGCATGATTCAGCTTTTTGCTGAGCATTTTTTTGCTGGAGCTGAAATCATCTTGCTGATTTCCATGGCCTATGATCGTTATATAGCAATCTGCAAGCCTTTGCATTACATGACCATCATGagaaaatctgtgtgtgtttccttggtgGTAGCAGCTGGAATTGTGGGATTTGTTCATGGAATGATACAGACTACATTTATAGCCCAGTTGCCTTTCTGTGGCCCCAATACCATTAATcactttatatgtgatttaataCCAGTTCTAGAGTTGGTCTGCACTGACACTCACACTCTGGGGCCACTGATTGCTATGAACAGTGGGTCACTGTGTTTACTCAGTTTCTGTATGCTGATTGCTTCCTATGTGGTCATCCTTCACTCCCTGAGGAAACACAGTTCAGAAGGGCGTCGAAAAGCCCTGTCTACCTGTATCTCCCATGTCTCTGTTGTTGTCTTATTCTTTGTACCTTGCTCATACTTGTATGTAAGACCAATGACTTCCTTCCCCATTGACAAAATTGTGAGTGTGTTTTTCACCCTGGCGACTCCTCTGTTGAACCCTTTAATCTATACCTTCAGAAATGAGGAGGTCAAGAAGGTTCTTAAGAAACTCTTGGGTCAAATAAGGTCAAACAAAGATTAAAGAAGTCCAGTGATTTTCTATATTTAGATAGTAATATCTAGTGATACTCCATATGGATTTCTTTTCCCTAAATGATTTAAATTGATAATGTCTATTATACTGTGCATCAAAATTAACACATGAATGACTTTCATACTAATGGAATAGAAACAATATAATAACACATGTAGAAAATGTGTATGAACATATCAGAATGATAAGAATTTCTGTgacattaaaaaattatcatttctttgttccaATTTTACATAGTATTTAAATAAGTTATTAGGAACTATTGTCACCCTAGTCTGCTTAGAATGTATTTCTATGTTGGAATTTGTTACCCCAGCTCAaaatcttcctcctcttttttacACTTTCTAGCTTGTAGTGACCTTTACCCTATTTTCAACTTCAATGAGGtcaaacaaatgacaacaaatgctgaggAGGAACCCGGAAAAGGGGAACCCTTATTCACCATGGTGGAAGGGTAAACTAATACAGCCACTGTGAAAAACAGGGTTTttcaaaaaatctaaaaatagaacAATGTCCCTGCTGTAACACTCCTAGGCATTTCCTCAGAGGACTCCAACCTGAAACAGAGATATCTGTACATTTGCGTTagttgctgctctattcacactAGCTATGACATAGGATTAACCAAGATGCAAATCACTTgtgaatggatgatgaaaatatGACAATATACATAATGGATTTTTATTCCACActaaaaaaaggaagataaataatctttatataaataattGATTCTAAAAAATAATATATGGAATGACATAACCTAGATCCATAgtgacaaatatggtatgttctCTTTCACATGTGGATCCTTGAtgtttatatttctgtatttaaGTTAAAGTCCCTATAGATAGATCCctgaaagcaagaaaagaaattaagaagttATGAAAAGGGAAGGGATTTTCAGAGGAGGAATAGTAAAACACACATGATGTGAAAGTAGATGTGTAAATACTAGAGATTGA of Peromyscus maniculatus bairdii isolate BWxNUB_F1_BW_parent chromosome 4, HU_Pman_BW_mat_3.1, whole genome shotgun sequence contains these proteins:
- the LOC102907222 gene encoding olfactory receptor 4C45-like; this encodes MSNVTEFILLGLTQDPDLQKLLFIVCSIIYLLTLAGNMIISVTIFISPALATPMYFFLSYLSIIDGFYSSSIAPKMIYDLISEKSSISFNGCMIQLFAEHFFAGAEIILLISMAYDRYIAICKPLHYMTIMRKSVCVSLVVAAGIVGFVHGMIQTTFIAQLPFCGPNTINHFICDLIPVLELVCTDTHTLGPLIAMNSGSLCLLSFCMLIASYVVILHSLRKHSSEGRRKALSTCISHVSVVVLFFVPCSYLYVRPMTSFPIDKIVSVFFTLATPLLNPLIYTFRNEEVKKVLKKLLGQIRSNKD